CGCCTTTGCGGTGGGGATAACGCGCCAGCCTTCCTGTTCCAGGTCTACAAGAGTAGCTGTGGCGATCGCCTCGACTTCCGGCACGATCAGCCCCGGTTTTTCCTGCTCAACAACCCGCCGCACCTCGGCTCCATCCAGCATATTGATCACGTGCGATCGATGGGCAACCTGCATTGCGGGTGCATTCGCATAGGCATCCACCGCGATGACTTCTAACCCCAGACGCATGGCTTCAATGGCAACTTCTTTGCCCAGTTCGCCGGAACCAAGCAAGAGAAGCCGTTGAGCAGTGGTGGTCAGGGACGTACCCCAGGAAGACAGATCGGTCATGATGAAACACAGAAGAAGGTTTGTTGTCCCTTTAATTATCTGACGAAGCAGGATCCATATTCCAAATGCTGTTTAGCCAATGCAACGCGATGAATCAACCATTGGCACAGCAGCCTTCAATTTCATACCAATCCATAAATTGGTATTACACCTTTTCCAGTCACCCGTCCTCAGATCAACATTAATCACCAATCATCCCGTGACGACCTCACAAGCGTAGAAATAACCTCAACCAGGGTGTTGGGTGAGTCTAGCTTGGACAGAAAACAATTAAACCCAGATGCTAACGCGCGGTCAGCAGAAACCTCTCGGTGATAGGAGGTGACACCCAAGGCTGGCAGATGGCGAAGATCAGGGCGTGGATGATTGCGAATCTGCTGAATCAACCAATTCCCATCATGCGCCAGCAGTTGAATATTACTGATGAGAAGATGGGGGCGAAACGACTCTAAGAGCAGAAGGGCAGATTCAGCACTGCTGCACCTTCTGACGCTCGCACCAGCTGTTTGTAGAACGAACAACAACAAATCGGCAATGTCTGGTTCATCCTCAACCAATAGGATGTGGATGCCCTCCAGCGAATTTTGCTGGCTCGCTTCTGTAGGTCGGCTTTGATGTGAATGCATAATCGCCACCCTTTGAGGCAAAGCATTATATTCAATACAACACTTCCCATAATTTGAGACATCTTCTGATTGACACATCTGTTTCATTGGATGGCTTCACTTGAGGGTAGATGACAGCGAACGCTTTCAACCTGACTGACCCGTAGGCGATCGCCAATTATTCTCTGGGTTTATAGCGTTCACATCGATCAACGGTCAGGTTGAATGCTGCTGCAATCATCTCTCTTTTGGAGCAATGGTAGCCTGACGGTAAAGACTACCTCTTGTCCTTCTCCGACACTTTCTGCATGAATGGTGCCGTTGTGGAGTTCGGCAATGTGACGGGCGATCGCTAAACCTTCTGGTTTGAATCCGGCGACAGATAACGCTTCTCCTCTCACCAATCAATAACGAAGATGGCGATCGCCTTATTATTCATCCCCAACCAATATTGCACTAAAGCAATTCTGTAATATTGGTCAGAAGAGGGTTCCGGTGTTAAACGAAATTCTTCTAAAAACTCATCAAGAGCAGAACGATATTGACCCAGGAATAAAAGCGATGACCCTTTGATGTAATGGAAAAGAACGAATTCAGAATCGACATCGAGTTGTAGAGCGCGATCGCAGTCCTGAATCACCTCCTGGTGCAAGCCCAAGACGAATTTGATTTGGCTACGCAGGAAATAAGCTGCTAAAGAATGGTCATCGAGTTGTAGAGCGCGATCGCAATCTTGAATTGCCTCCTGATACAATTTCATCTGCAAATAAACAGTCGCCCGATTGAGGTAAGCATCTACAGAATTTGCATCAATTTGCAGCGCATGAGTTAAGTCTTCTAAGGCAGCGGAATAATTTTCAAGGGCAGCGTTAACCACGCCCCTAGACATCCAGGCAACTGCCAGCGTTGGATCAAGTTGTAGTGAACGATCGAGATGTTGCAGTGCATCCGAGTAATCGCCAGAATTAGAGAGCAGTGTACTTTTAGACACCCAGGCTTTAGCATCATGACGATCTGTGATCAGTTGCAAGTTTACGCTTTCGCATACTGATCTTTGGCACGATTTAACAGCGGAATCGCAAATAAGGAATTAGGAGCAGGAGAATCGGCAGGAGCCATAGAGGGTTTTGATATAAAAAGCTAGGCGATCGTTCAACTGCAATCGGTAGATTCTAAAGCCTTCAGGTAACTCGGAAGAAGTATAGGGTTGGTCAGAAAGCTGGACTTGTCTGGCAAGAGGAATGGAACCTTGGGCACTATGAGTAAGGATTCCCCGATGCAGCCTGTACTCATTCACCCCTTCTCCGACTACTCCTTTGGGATGAAACCTGTGAGGGCTTTATAGACCCCTGTACGGATGTTTCGCGAAACGCTCCTACGAAATTCATAAATTGGGTCAGCAACCCCCTATGAGGATTTGCAGTCCTACCAAATGAGTGCGGCGAATGTGATCTCGCTATTTATTCAATTAAGCTGATATTGTGGGAACAAATAGTGCATTCAGAACGTCATCACAGCGTCATTCATATCATTTATTTCTTACTTTTAAAGTACTTTTGAATCATTTCATGCGATATCTGTGTGACAGTTAAACAACAGACTACTACAGAAATAGTTGATCTTTTAAGAGCGATACAACAGATATACAGAGTAAAGATACTAGTTCTGATGACACAGTGTTTAAGTCATGGAGAGATGTAAAAGCAAAGATTCAGTTATGAGCTGATGTGCGATCGCTCCCACCCATTCATAAGCCATGTAGACAACATTCGCCTGTAGCTGAGTTCTAGAGTTTCTACATGGGATAAGCTAAGACCGATAGCTTTATCGGAAGCACAATAGCTAAATTTCTGGATCGACTTCTTAAAGTCATGCTTAAACACAAGCATCTAATGAATTTGATATCTCAATCTATTTTGTTAACGTTATCTCAGCAACCAACGTTACATAAAAATGGATTGAAATCTCTGACCTGGCTTAGTGAATCCTGAGTCATTTCAATTTGCAATTTGAACGTGGAGATCGCAATGAAATTTTCCTGGAAATCCGCTGTCACTCTTTCTATTCTGGCAGCATCAACAATCGTCCCAGTGTTGTCTTTGGCTGATTCGGCATCAGCTCAAGTCGCTAGAGGCATGACTGGTAGCTATGTCGGAGCTGGTGTCTCCGCAGGTGTAAGCAACCCTGATGACGACACTACTTTTGGTGGCAATGTTCAAGGTCGTTATGATCTGGCTAACGCACCCATTTCCTTAAGAGGTTCAGCCCTGATCAGTGATGGAAGTGCTGCTCTCATGCCTATCATTTCCTATGACGTAGGCATCGCTCCTAACACTAACCTTTACCTTGGTGCGGGCTACTCTTTTGTCACAGACGATGAAGATGCTACACCCCTCGGCAACCAAAACGCTCCTGTTTTGACCGCAGGTGTTGAAACGGCAGTTACAAGAAACATTGCCTTATATGGCGATGCAAAACTGGGGATTGATGCCTACGAAGGGAATTCTGATTCTGCTGTCAGCCTACAGTTAGGAGCCGCTTACAGGTTCTAACATCCCGACGAAGCCAGATGTGACGCAGGGGGCACTGCCCCCGCTCCTGGCTTAATCTTAATCGCTACGGTTATCGATAGCTGAAGGGGTATTGCTTTAAAGGGAGCCTCCTTCAGCTACAGCTATATCAGCTAAGGCAGCGATCGCGGTGATTCCCCTGACTGATAAACCTGCCACATCATCTGATAGGCTTGCTCGATTGCCCGTACCGATCGCTCCGTGTCGTAGAGCGGCATGGTGAGGCGTTGTGTGGCGAGTTTAGTTTTGAGAGCGTGCAGGGTTTGGGGGTGTTGTGCGAGTTGAATTGCCTGTTGTTCATACGCTTCTAGCGAAGGTGTGATCAGTTCTGGCAGACCAACAGCGGTTAACAGACTAGCTGCAACACGAGCGGCAAAGGTGTCTCCGAGGGTGGTGAGGACAGGAACTCCTGCCCAGAGTGCATCACTGGCGGTAGTGTGGGCGTTGTAAAAGCGAGTGTCGAGAAACAAATCGGCGAGTTGCAGACGGTTCAGGTGCTCTGCCTTGGGCAGTCGTTGGGCAAAGATCAGGCGATCGCCCCTAATCCCCTGCTTTTCGGCGGTTTGCTTGAGGTTATGTTCTGCCGTTGGATAACTATGAAACAGCCACATCACACTGTTAGGAACCTGTTGTAGAATCCGCATCCACACCGAAAACAAGTGAGGATCAATTTTGCGGGTGTTGTTAAAGCAACAGTAGACAAAACCTGTTTCTGGCAAACCTATGGCAGGGCGAGAAGGGGCAGGAGGAATCGCTTGTTGGTTGTCATTGATTTGATAGCAATGAGGCAGATAAACGCAGTGCTCCGTCATGGTGGAAGCTAGCTCCGGTGGGGTGATGACCCGATCGGTGAGGACGTAATCGATAAAGTCTGCGCCCATCGTGCCGGGATAGCCCAAATAGTTCACTTGAATTGGGGCAGGTTGCAGCGCAAATAGCCGGGGAGAGCTAAATTCGGTGTAACCTGCTAGATCTACCAGAATATCAATGCCGTCTTGAAAGACTTGTTGGGCACTGGCGGCAGGTGTCCAATGACTGATATCTATAAAGCGATCGCACTCCTGTTCAAAGGTCTTACGGTAGTCGCTGCCATCATCAGGACCGAGGGAATAGGCAAACACTTCAAACTGCTCACGGTTATGCAGCCCAAACAATCGCACCATCAGGTGAGCCACGGCATGATCGCGAAAATCCCCGGAGACATAGCCGATTCGTAATCGACGATGGGCTGTATGAGGCTTCTCATTGAACTGGAAGCCCAACTGTTGACGACGTTCTGCGACGGATTGGGCAATCGCCTGTGCGGTCTGTTGTGCGATCGCCTGTTGTTGTGCGGCTGAAAAAGGGAGCAGTAACGTGTTCAAAGGAGTGACTGAACAGGGTTTGCCCTGATCCAGTTGGGTTTGAGCAACCGTGATGAGGCGATCGCTCAGAGCTTCCACATCTGCCCACTGGCAGGTTTGTCGCAACAAACGCACCAATCCATCCAGAGCTTTGAGATTATCTGGTTCACGCTGCAACACCTGCCGATAGGCGGTTTCTGCTTCTGCAAATCGCTCTAGCTTTAACAGCGTATTGCCCAAATTTAATCCGGCATGGGTCAAATTGGGTTGCAGTGCCAGAGCTTGTTCAAAGTGGGCGATCGCCTCTCGTGCGCGACCTAACTCGTACAGGATGATGCCCAAATTGTTGTGCGTTTCGACTGACTCAGGGTTGAGGGTCAATGCGCGTTGAAAACAGCGGATTGCTTCCTCCCAATGCTCCTGCATCTGGTGAGCCGTGCCCAAACGCAACCAAGTTTCGGCTTGATCGGGTCGCAGCTTGAGGGCTTGTTGATAGCGAGCGATCGCCCGATCGTACTGCTGGCGTTGTTGCAGGGCATTTCCCAAATTCAAGAGAGCTTGCGTGTTTTGCGGTTGACGAGCTACAACCTGTTGATAGTGGGCGATCGCGTCTGAAAGATTTCCCTGTCGATGCAATGCCAATGCCAGGTTATAGCGCACATCGGTTAACTGAGGCTGCAACTGCAATGCCCGTTGATAAGCTGTAATGCCCTCCTCCACTTGTTCACAACTGCACAAGGCAACGCCCAGATGCCCATGATATTCAGCCGCGTTGGGTGCCAGGGCGATCGCCTGTTGCAAGGAGGTTAAAGCAGCTTCGGTGTCACGTAGTTGGAGTTGTGCCAGTCCCAACAAATGGAGTGCCTGTGCCGTTTGAGGCTGCTGTTGCAGGATTTGCTGACAAATTCGTTGCACCTCTGCGAACTGTCCGGCTTGCCCCAACTGGGCGGCTTGGTCTAACAACTGGGTGATTGCGGAAGGAGATAGCTGAGCAACGGACGGCAGGTCGGGTGGTGACGGAGGAATTGGTTCTAAAAAAGATTCGTGGATTGGATGCTCCGTCTTTATCGGGGGATTTAACGGTGTTAGTTCCAGTGTTTCTAGGGAGTTGAGCCACTCTATCCACTGGTGAACACGCACTGACCAGATACAATTCTGATTGATATAGTCCACTTGCTGTTGTAACGCTGTCTCGACTGCGGTTGGGTCGGTTGCCTGTGCCTGCAACACCCGCACCGTTGCGTCTACAAACTGCTGACAAAATGCTTGCCGAGTTTCTGGTGTAAAGGAGACAAACCGTTGAGCGACAGCAGTTTCAGCATCAGCAATGGGAATTAACTGAGCAAAACCTGCGGTGGTTTCGGGCAAGGCTCCGATCGCACTGGTAATTACCCGACACCCACTGGCGATCGCCTCCATTGCCGCAATACAAGACGTTTCAAAGAAGATATTGGGATACGTCCATACTGTTACCGATCGCAATGCCTGGGCGAGTTCCGATTGAGATAGAGAGCCAACATAGTCCACCCCCTGCAATGCATAGCAACGGTCATACAGTTCCTTAAACTCATCTTCAGCTGCATCCTGTTGATAGACGCGCATACTCGAAAACACCTTGAGCGTAGTTCCAGGAACAGCATCTCGAATTCTAGGAAACAGCTCTAGCAAGAGTTCTAACCCCCGAAAGGGAGTGCTGGTATATGCCAAGATGGGTGCTTGAGTTTTAGCGGCAAGAATTGATGGTTCAGAAGAAAAAAGAGATTGAAAGGTTGGGGCGATCGCATTTCGCAACACTCGCATTTTGTTCAACGGTAGCCCAAAGTGTTGGTGAAACTGGTTTCGCTGCCACTCACTCACCATGGCGAACCCGTCATATGCCTGTTGTTGTTCTCGTTGATGGAGCGATCGCGCATTTTCTTGATCAGCTGCACTTTGAATCCAACACACTAACCGCGTTGAATCAGGTAACAATCGGCGAAAGTGTTGCCCCACTTCAGGTTGGTTGACCACAATCAACGCATCTAACGCCAGGGATTTGAGCAATTCGGGTGAACCTGCTGACAACGGTAAACAAATGACTCCACGCGAGAGATCAGTCAGAGCGGTGTTGTTTAACAAAAACGCCGTATGTCCTGCCTGTGCCAATGCCTCTGCCAGGTAGCACGCCGCGGATTGAGAACCACCCAGGGGTTGCTGATAGGGTGTTTCAGTTCGATAATCCCAGGGGATAGGGTCAAGAAAAGCAATCCGCATAGGGAAGAAGGAAGGAAAGAAGAAGGAAAAAAGAAAAGGATTAAGGATGAGGGGTAAAGGATAAAAAGTGAGAAGAGAAGAAAGAATAGGATAAACGCCTGTACAGCAGTGGTAAGTTTTTGAGAATCATATCTGCATCCAGCGACGCTAATTTGAAGTTTTGCATCCTCACAACATCCTCGTTTTTATCCTTTATCTTTTATCGTTGTATTCCTTATTGTCCTCTTTCCCTGAGCTTTCCTCCATCTTTCCTCTCTTATCCTTCATCGTTTATCCTTCTTTCTTCTCTCTTCTTTTTTCCTTCTTTCCTATGCGTGTCATTATTCAACGAGTCACCTCTTCCCAGGTCACGATCGATGGAGCGGTGC
The window above is part of the Oscillatoria sp. FACHB-1407 genome. Proteins encoded here:
- a CDS encoding response regulator, which translates into the protein MHSHQSRPTEASQQNSLEGIHILLVEDEPDIADLLLFVLQTAGASVRRCSSAESALLLLESFRPHLLISNIQLLAHDGNWLIQQIRNHPRPDLRHLPALGVTSYHREVSADRALASGFNCFLSKLDSPNTLVEVISTLVRSSRDDW
- a CDS encoding tetratricopeptide repeat protein, whose product is MQLITDRHDAKAWVSKSTLLSNSGDYSDALQHLDRSLQLDPTLAVAWMSRGVVNAALENYSAALEDLTHALQIDANSVDAYLNRATVYLQMKLYQEAIQDCDRALQLDDHSLAAYFLRSQIKFVLGLHQEVIQDCDRALQLDVDSEFVLFHYIKGSSLLFLGQYRSALDEFLEEFRLTPEPSSDQYYRIALVQYWLGMNNKAIAIFVIDW
- a CDS encoding outer membrane beta-barrel protein codes for the protein MKFSWKSAVTLSILAASTIVPVLSLADSASAQVARGMTGSYVGAGVSAGVSNPDDDTTFGGNVQGRYDLANAPISLRGSALISDGSAALMPIISYDVGIAPNTNLYLGAGYSFVTDDEDATPLGNQNAPVLTAGVETAVTRNIALYGDAKLGIDAYEGNSDSAVSLQLGAAYRF
- a CDS encoding O-linked N-acetylglucosamine transferase family protein; translated protein: MRIAFLDPIPWDYRTETPYQQPLGGSQSAACYLAEALAQAGHTAFLLNNTALTDLSRGVICLPLSAGSPELLKSLALDALIVVNQPEVGQHFRRLLPDSTRLVCWIQSAADQENARSLHQREQQQAYDGFAMVSEWQRNQFHQHFGLPLNKMRVLRNAIAPTFQSLFSSEPSILAAKTQAPILAYTSTPFRGLELLLELFPRIRDAVPGTTLKVFSSMRVYQQDAAEDEFKELYDRCYALQGVDYVGSLSQSELAQALRSVTVWTYPNIFFETSCIAAMEAIASGCRVITSAIGALPETTAGFAQLIPIADAETAVAQRFVSFTPETRQAFCQQFVDATVRVLQAQATDPTAVETALQQQVDYINQNCIWSVRVHQWIEWLNSLETLELTPLNPPIKTEHPIHESFLEPIPPSPPDLPSVAQLSPSAITQLLDQAAQLGQAGQFAEVQRICQQILQQQPQTAQALHLLGLAQLQLRDTEAALTSLQQAIALAPNAAEYHGHLGVALCSCEQVEEGITAYQRALQLQPQLTDVRYNLALALHRQGNLSDAIAHYQQVVARQPQNTQALLNLGNALQQRQQYDRAIARYQQALKLRPDQAETWLRLGTAHQMQEHWEEAIRCFQRALTLNPESVETHNNLGIILYELGRAREAIAHFEQALALQPNLTHAGLNLGNTLLKLERFAEAETAYRQVLQREPDNLKALDGLVRLLRQTCQWADVEALSDRLITVAQTQLDQGKPCSVTPLNTLLLPFSAAQQQAIAQQTAQAIAQSVAERRQQLGFQFNEKPHTAHRRLRIGYVSGDFRDHAVAHLMVRLFGLHNREQFEVFAYSLGPDDGSDYRKTFEQECDRFIDISHWTPAASAQQVFQDGIDILVDLAGYTEFSSPRLFALQPAPIQVNYLGYPGTMGADFIDYVLTDRVITPPELASTMTEHCVYLPHCYQINDNQQAIPPAPSRPAIGLPETGFVYCCFNNTRKIDPHLFSVWMRILQQVPNSVMWLFHSYPTAEHNLKQTAEKQGIRGDRLIFAQRLPKAEHLNRLQLADLFLDTRFYNAHTTASDALWAGVPVLTTLGDTFAARVAASLLTAVGLPELITPSLEAYEQQAIQLAQHPQTLHALKTKLATQRLTMPLYDTERSVRAIEQAYQMMWQVYQSGESPRSLP